One genomic segment of Devosia sp. includes these proteins:
- a CDS encoding DUF2155 domain-containing protein has translation MALYRPLAAAIAFCGLLAVPALGQPLANPVATFAGLDKITGRITRFDVYVDETVLFGALEITPRACYNRPSSDTLQRTSAFLEVDQLSLDGSSERIFTGWMFADSPALNAVDHAVYDVWLIECKTSTNVPPPADR, from the coding sequence TTGGCTTTGTATCGGCCGCTGGCGGCAGCGATCGCCTTTTGCGGTCTGCTTGCCGTGCCGGCGCTGGGCCAGCCGCTGGCCAATCCGGTGGCGACCTTTGCCGGGCTGGACAAGATTACCGGCCGCATTACCCGATTTGATGTCTATGTCGATGAGACGGTGCTGTTCGGTGCGCTCGAGATCACGCCGCGCGCCTGCTATAATCGGCCATCGAGCGATACCTTGCAGCGCACATCGGCCTTTCTCGAGGTTGACCAACTGAGCCTTGATGGGTCCAGCGAGCGGATTTTCACCGGCTGGATGTTTGCCGACAGCCCGGCGCTCAATGCAGTGGACCATGCCGTCTATGACGTCTGGCTGATCGAGTGCAAGACCTCGACCAATGTGCCGCCGCCGGCTGACCGGTAA
- a CDS encoding NADH:ubiquinone oxidoreductase subunit NDUFA12, translated as MKQFLTEIFSWWGGNSWGTRLWIRRFGSYVGSDEFGNRYYFDKKHNRRYVTYAGGFADASAIPPGWHGWMHHRTDVPPADAKYEPRAWEKPHLPNMTGTAAAYRPDGSLLNKGERPRVTGDYQAWSPE; from the coding sequence ATCAAGCAGTTTTTGACCGAAATCTTCTCCTGGTGGGGCGGCAATAGCTGGGGAACGCGGCTGTGGATTCGCCGGTTCGGCAGCTATGTCGGCTCGGATGAATTCGGCAACCGCTACTATTTCGACAAGAAGCACAACCGGCGCTACGTGACCTATGCCGGTGGCTTTGCGGATGCGTCGGCCATTCCGCCGGGCTGGCATGGGTGGATGCATCACCGGACCGATGTTCCGCCGGCCGATGCCAAATATGAGCCGCGCGCCTGGGAAAAGCCGCACCTGCCGAACATGACCGGCACCGCGGCGGCCTACCGGCCGGATGGCAGCCTGCTCAACAAGGGCGAGCGGCCACGCGTGACCGGCGACTATCAGGCCTGGTCGCCCGAATAA